One genomic window of Ottowia oryzae includes the following:
- a CDS encoding M48 family metallopeptidase, whose protein sequence is MTSPASPAPTAAPAVLNAVWFDGRSSRARPVQIALRPDAGGTRLLLKALDGEHERLSLAAREVGWPERWSAGRAPPRVAVDLGPHGSLQVDDVAGWQAALAAARHRAPLAERMQTQWRVLLAVLVLAVAGVAAFYRWGTPWAAEQITRHVPLSWEQSLSAQAMEQIDANYLKPSQLPKARQDQLRAEFNQLVAAITPTMRRYPNYKPVYKLEFRSKMGPNAFALPGGTIVMTDAMVKQAATVPGTGDTALLGVLAHEIGHVENRHTTRMVVEQGVLNVGLGLALGDVSTLVQMGASALTGLAYQRGHESESDCYAVALMRQRGLSTTPMADLLLGLDRWDDGSNDGGTEKANKPGTTAPRKDKASAAPAASASSSADAPQAEAKRERGWDWFSTHPDTVGRAERLKSAQPADCKLR, encoded by the coding sequence ATGACCTCTCCCGCCTCGCCCGCGCCCACCGCCGCGCCCGCCGTGCTGAATGCCGTCTGGTTCGACGGCCGCAGTTCGCGCGCGCGGCCGGTGCAGATCGCCCTGCGCCCAGACGCCGGGGGCACGCGCCTCTTGCTGAAAGCGCTGGATGGCGAGCACGAGCGCCTGAGTCTCGCGGCGCGCGAGGTGGGCTGGCCCGAGCGCTGGTCCGCCGGGCGGGCGCCACCGCGCGTGGCGGTGGATCTGGGGCCGCACGGCAGCCTGCAGGTGGACGACGTGGCGGGCTGGCAGGCCGCGCTGGCCGCCGCGCGCCACCGCGCGCCTTTGGCCGAACGCATGCAAACCCAGTGGCGCGTGCTGCTGGCCGTGCTGGTGCTGGCCGTGGCTGGCGTGGCGGCCTTTTACCGCTGGGGCACGCCGTGGGCGGCGGAGCAAATCACGCGGCACGTGCCGCTCAGCTGGGAACAGTCGCTGAGCGCGCAGGCCATGGAGCAGATCGACGCCAATTACCTCAAGCCCAGCCAGCTGCCCAAGGCGCGGCAGGATCAGCTGCGTGCCGAGTTCAACCAGCTGGTGGCGGCCATTACCCCCACGATGCGCCGTTACCCCAACTACAAGCCCGTCTACAAGCTGGAATTCCGGTCCAAGATGGGGCCCAACGCCTTCGCCCTGCCCGGCGGCACCATCGTGATGACCGACGCCATGGTCAAGCAAGCCGCCACGGTGCCGGGCACCGGCGACACGGCGCTGCTGGGCGTGCTGGCGCACGAGATCGGCCACGTGGAAAACCGCCACACCACGCGCATGGTGGTCGAGCAAGGCGTGCTGAACGTCGGCCTGGGCCTGGCGCTGGGGGATGTGTCCACGCTGGTGCAGATGGGCGCGTCGGCGCTGACCGGGCTGGCCTACCAGCGCGGGCACGAATCCGAATCCGACTGCTACGCCGTGGCGCTGATGCGCCAGCGCGGCTTGTCCACCACGCCCATGGCCGATCTGCTGCTGGGCCTCGACCGCTGGGACGACGGCAGCAACGACGGCGGGACCGAGAAAGCCAACAAACCAGGCACCACCGCACCGCGCAAAGACAAGGCATCGGCCGCACCCGCGGCCTCGGCCTCTTCGTCCGCCGACGCACCCCAGGCCGAAGCCAAGCGCGAGCGCGGCTGGGACTGGTTCAGCACCCACCCTGACACGGTGGGCCGTGCGGAACGGCTGAAGTCTGCGCAACCGGCGGACTGCAAACTGCGCTGA